The DNA segment AGGCCTTCGATAGTGCGTTCAAGTTGACCGATGTCGGGATCCCAGATGCGTATCGTTTGATCAGTACTGGCGGTTGCAAGCATGGTATGACCGTCAGAGGTAAATGCGCATACCGCCTCCACGCTATTGGTGTGCCCTTCCAAGACCAATCGCTCAACTCGTGGAGGGACTTGCGCCCATTCAGCGCGGTATGGCATCTCCAGGCTCATGCTGCGGAAATCGTCGCCTAGATTCTCCAACGCTTCGGTAATTGTCAGCATGGCGGCTCGGGTGGCAGGAGGGAGTGCCACGAGCTGTGGAGTTAGCCGGAGCAGACGTGCCTTGGCCAGTGCCTCCGGAGATACGGCCATGTCGACAAAGGGAAGCAGGCGCTTCAAGTCGGCGTGGAGGAGGAACTCGTTCTCGTTCAGTACGCTGTCGATGTTCCCGCTGCGGGCGGCGTGCACGGGCAAAGAACGCAGCAGATATGCTGACGCGTTTTGCCATCCGACCCTTCTCCCTACCTCCAAAAAGGCCTGCGTCAGTCGGCCCTCGTCCTGGGAACGCGCCACGGTCTTCTCGCGATCCTCGAGCAAGGTGTCATTCAACGCCTGGTGGAACAATCGGAAGAGTGCAGTCGGCTCCTGCGAATTTGCATCGATCAGGAAACGGGCGGCCTCGGAGCGCGCGAATTGCACCAGGGCAGCCGCAGGGACTTTCCTTCCGCCGAGGGCGGCAATGGCTGTGCTCCATAAGTCAGCGCTCAGGCCGGGCGCCTCTGCAAATGCCAATGCTGTAAGCACCGTTGCAGCAGGGACGCCAGCCACGGGTACTAGCCGCGCCACGTAGGCACGAAGCACGCTGCCGATCGTGGTTGAGAATGACAATGTCTCGGGAGTGGCGGCAACTGGGTCATGCAGACTATGATCACGGGCCACCAAGCCCGCGATCAGGAAATTATCACCGGCCGCCCGGGCGATTTGTTCGGCTACTGGGCGAGCCACCTTTGCATCGAGGTAAGGACTATCCGGTCGCTGTTGCAACACCTCAGTCGCATATGACGTGAGATCGTCCAGAGTCGAGACGTCGTTGAGGTCGACGATCTCACACTGGCCTGCGAATTCTGTGAGAAGCTCCCCGCCTTCGTCGCGCCGTCGAGTTCCGACCACTACTCGTGCACCGATATCTGCGCAGGTTTCCATCAGTGGCAATGCGACGCCGGACACTATTGCTCGCGCCTCTATGGGAGTTGTTGCTTCATCCAGCGCGTCGATAATGACGTTGAAGTTTGGTGCGTCTCGCTCCTCTAACACATGACGTATAGCTGGGGCGAGGTCAGTGATTTCCTGTGGAAGAGGTGCGGATGCGGTACGGGCAATCTCGCTGGCCACTTCCAAGGCCGTCTTACCTCTGGCGTGTACGGCGCAGGCTACCGACCCCAAAGGTGCAAATATACCCTTGTACTCCTGCGGTAGCTGGGCGCGAGCGCTGGGGTCGGCCGTCGTCACGATTTGGCCAAGCAATGCCGACTTGCCTACGCCGGGGTCGCCGGTGACTACGAGCACCCGGCGCTCAGCCGTGTTCTTACGCAGCCATTCAACAATTATTCTGAGTTCCCTTTCGCGGCCACGAAAATGATGGCCTGGTTCGCCGTTCTGCGTGACTCCGCGGGCTCGGGGACGCCAGTGACGGTCTGCTTCCGGATCTTTGCTGAGTTCCCATCCCCAAGCAGCTAGTGCTACATTGTCTGATTGCTCGACTGTCCAATTTGTGAGAGCGGTGATTTCTTCGTCGGGAAGCCAACGATCTATCTGATAGAGCGTAATGCCTCGGCCGTCGCCTCGATAGTCTGCTTGGCTCACCATGCCGATCACAGCTTGATAATCGGGAGACCACACTCCTGCGCCACTGAACCCGTCCTCAACGTGATGGCGCGACTCCGAGTCCAGACGAATATACCCATAAGCGGAAAGATCGCCGATGTTGCCCTGTGTAGAGTTGCCATGAGGATCGGATCCTGCGAATCCGTAGGCCCACCAGGGTATTCCGGGGCAATCCACTCCTCGCGGACGGCGAAGGGGCGCGGGAACGACTCCGGCGGGTATTTCCTCCTCAAGGTACAAAACCGCCACATCGGCGATCTCAAGCTGCATAGCTTCGGGGACCTTGATCGATGTCACCCTGCGTCGTTCGAGGAAGTCACCATCGGACAGGGGAAAAGAAACCCACAAGGCGTCGGCTGGCAACGCTACATGTGCGCAGGTGAGAATGCGGTGCCGGTCAAGGACCACCCCGGATCCTATGGGTGTGTAGTCGTCAGCGGTACGATGTAACGCGGCTATCCAAGCCCTGTTCGGCGGGCCTGTACTGATTCCCGTCATAACCGGGCACTAGCGCTCGCCTCTCCAGGGTGACTGGCCTTGGTGCCAGGCTCCCAAGTGAGAGTCACCTCAAAGTTACCTTCAGTAGCGGCCTTGGCCACGAGCCAGTTTGCAGTGCCAGAGACCTTGATCCCGAACTTGACCTCGATCGCCTTTGGTCCCATGTGTCGGACCTTGTCTAACACCGTCTGGGCCGCCCGGACGGCAGGTTCTACGGCAGCGCTTACCTGCCCTGCAGTTTGATCTGAGCCCGCAGGATGATAACCGGGAGGAGGCTCCGTCTCGAACTGGACGGTTGTCCCGTCATCTAGCTGGTATTTCACAATGCGCGGCAATGTCGGCCTCCCTCTGACTACCATGAGTGTATGGTGCGCAGAGTTGCCAAGCGCGCCTTTCGGGCGAAGCTACTGAAACCGCTAGGCCAGGTGGCCAGTCTCGTGGGCTCCAATCCCATGCTCTCCGCTCAACCAGCCCAAACGGCGTCTGACCGGCGGATTCGCTCCGTTCAGACGCCGTTGATCGTTCCGGTCATGTGCAGCCCTCGGTCGCTGTCCGCGGGATATATGCCACAACAGACAGGGAACTCCTGTGTACAACGGGCGTGGTTTTGTCGTCTAGGAAAATGACGGCCGCGATCGAGCCGGTGTCGACTACGATCACGCCTCGTGCCCGGAGCCCTCGGCGAGAATCTCTGTCCCGGACATCAAGCGGATGGAGACGCGAGGCCGGCTGACCCGAGAGACGCAGGCCGGCACGGCGGCCTGCGTCGTTCGTTACCTGCTCCACCTGTCCACCTAGGGCAGGCAGGAACTGCCGCACAACCTTGGCCAGTCTGGAGAACCGCGGGCCTTAGCGATCACCAACTGCGGGCCTCTCTACAGGCTCGTGCTGCCTGCGGGAACCACGAGCAACTGGTATCGGCGGGGCTAATTGAGCGAGTGGCGCACCCAGACGTTGGTTCGACGTACACCGTGTGGCCGTGGTGGGCGTTGCAGTGGACGGGCACCAGCACCCCCGGAAGCTCTACGACGTGTCTCCTGTTGGGACGCACGGGGGCGAGTAGTTCGCTGAAGCCGAGCCGGGCGGCTTGGGTGCGCAGGGCGTCGAGCGTGACGGCGGAAAGGCCCTTACCCTGCAGGTCGGGCCTGATCGTGATCTCCAGTGCCGAGACCATGTCGGGAGAGCTGCGGCATCGCCGTGCTGCGGCGGCGCGCCAGAGCACGCCTTCCCATAAAGGTCCGGCGGACCCGGATCGAGCCGTGCTTGCCCCGCCGTACCAGGCGCTGCAGGCTCTGCCCCTCGTGGTCGGTTAATCGCCGCGCTCGTACGGGCTCGGCCATGCGCTCCTCCTGCTGTCGGTACCGATCGCTGCAGAGCGGCTCATCCGGGGTCGGCGCGCGACCAGGGCGTTCCTGCCCGACCTTGTCCCGGACGCAACGCTTCGGGCCATCTTCGACCTGGCCGGTGCCGCGCCGTCGAACTCCAACGCCCAGCCTGGCGCGTCGAGGTGGTCAGCGGGGTCGCACGGGACAAGCTCGCCGAGGCGCTCGTGTCCGCCAACCGAGCCGGTCGGCGGACAGTCGACTTCCCTTGCAGCGAGGACATCTACACATCGGTGCACCAACGACGACGTGCGGCGTTCGGTGCCGCCATCTACGCCGCGCTCGGTATCGGCCGCGACGCCTACGATCTGCGTGCCGCCTACGACGCCAAGAGTCTCCGCTTCTACGACGCACCCCACGTCGCGCTCCTGTACGCGCCCGAATCCGGGGACCCGCGACTGACCGCCGATGTCGGCATGTACGCGCAGACCCGGCTGCTTGCCATGGCCGCTCACGGGGCGGCCAGCTGTCCGCAGGCGCTGCTGAGCTTCTATGCCGACACAGGGCGCGAGACGCTCGGCGTCACCGGCGGGAAGCTGTTGTTCGGCATCTCGTTCGGCTATGCGGACCCAGCGGCCGCGATCAATGCGGTCACCGTCGGCCGCGCGCCTCTACAGGAAACGACGCGCTACCATCGCTGACCGAATGCCCTCCGGCACCTGCTTGCGATCTTTCGCAGCGGTTCGCCAATCTGCCCTTGTCCTCCGCGCGAGCGGCAGAATGAACTCGGCCCCGGCGATTCGAGCTGCTCGCGGGGTATGCGCGAAGGTCGTGGTCGCATTGCCGCAGGTAGTGCGTGTTAGCTGGGAGCGGCGAAAAAGCGCGTTACGGCCTGTGGAGAAGGCGCGGATACCCGGGAGGGAAGTCCGGGACCTCCGTGGGCGCAGCCCGAGTCCGGCGTCCGCCGCCGATGAAAACCGGGTGACATTTCGCGTCGCTCGCCGCGATCCTAGGTGCGGGCGATGAGTTTTGTCGGTGGCGGCTGCCAGGCTTGCCATGACCACGAACTCCTGTGGGGCCCGGGCTGGGACACCAGCCATGACCAGGTCATTTCCTGACAACCCTGATCGAGGTGCCGTGTCCATCGCACAGCTTGATTCGCCTGCCGATTCCGCGACCCCCGTGTCAGGTCGCACACCGCCCGTGATCCGGTTGCTGGTGCTCGCCACGTTCGTGGTCATCCTCAACGAGACGATCATGATCAATGCGATCCCGCGGCTGATGAACGCGCTGCACATCACCGAGCAGACCGCGCAGTGGCTCTCGACCGCGTTCATGCTGACCATGGCCGCTGTCATCCCGATCACCGGATGGTTCCTGCAGCGGGTGTCCACCCGTAGCGCGTACGCCACCGCCATGGGGTTGTTCCTGTTCGGCACGGCGTTGGCCGCCGTCGCGCCGTCGTTCGAGGTGCTGCTGGGCGCGCGCGTCGTCCAGGCGTCCGGAACGGCCGTGATGATGCCCCTGCTGATGACGACGTTGATGCAGGTGGTGCCGGAGGCAGAGCGTGGCCGTGTGATGGGCAACGTCTCCCTGGCCATCTCGGTCGCGCCCGCGATGGGCCCGACGGTCTCGGGTGTGATCCTCCAGTTCGGGTCCTGGCGGCTGCTGTTCGCCGTGGTGCTTCCCATCGCCGCGCTGATCACCTGGCGAGGGCTGAAGCAGCTCAAGAACGTCGGAGAGACCCAGGCCGGTGCGATCGACTGGCTGAGCGTGGTGACGGCCGCCGCCGGGTTCGGCGGCCTCGTCTACGGGCTCAGCCGGTTCGAGGGCGGGGACAGCCGCGTGGCCGTCGCGATCGTGGGTGTGGGCCTGGTCGCCATCGCCGTCTTCGTCGTCCGCCAGCTGTCGCTGCAGAAGCGCGGCGCGCCGCTGATGGACCTGCGTACCCTGCGCCACCGCACCTACACGATCGCGCTGGTCCTGATGTCGGTGGCCTTCATGGCGATGCTCGGTTCGATGATCCTGCTGCCGCTGTATCTGCAGAACATCCGCGAGCTCAGCCCTCTGGAGACCGGGCTCCTCGTGATGCCGGGCGGCCTCGCGATGGGGCTGCTCGGGCCGACCGTCGGCCGACTGTTCGACCGCTTCGGTGGCCGGGTTCTGGTCGTTCCCGGCGCGATCGGAATCGCGCTCGCACTCGCCGGCCTCACCCAGGTCACCATGACCATGCCGTACTGGCAGCTCCTGGGGTTGCACGCGCTGCTGATGGTGAGTCTGGCCGCGACCTTCACCCCGGTGTTCACCCTCGGGCTCGGCGCGGTTCCCCCGCAGCTCTACTCCCACGGCAGCTCGATCTTGAGCACTCTGCAACAGGTCGCCGCGGCCTTCGGTACCGCGCTCGTGATCACCGTGATGAGCGCGCGGGCCGACGCCCTGAAAGCCGCGGGAGCATCAGAGGTGCTGGCCAACCTCGACGGCATGCGGCTGGCCTTCGTCATCGGCGCGGTGCTGTCCGTTGCCGTGGTCGTCAGCGCCTTGCTCCTGCCGGCCCGGGCGGACCGCGTCGTCGAGCTCGAGGCATCCGCCCATTGATGCGTGCCGGTGGAGCGGCAGGCTCTGTCGGCGCCGCCTCACGCTGTGGCTCCGCTTGACCTTGACACAGTGACAAGGTCTTCACTGTGGCCAAGGAGGTGGTCCCGATGGCCATGCCGAAAGAGGACACGAACACGACGCGGGCGCTCCGGGGGCTGGAGAACGGCAGCGCCTCGGTGCGGCTGCAGGCGGTGCTGGCGGCCGGGACGGCCCCGGACCCGCGGTTCGTCGACAAGCTCGTCGAACGGTGCGCGGTGGAGCCCGATTTCTACGTGCGCGACATGCTCACGTGGGCGCTCACCCGCCACGCGCCATCGCTGACGGTGCCCAAACTCATCGGCGAGCTCCGTTCGGAGCGTGCGCAGGCACGGAGCCAGGCGTTGCACACGCTGTCCAAGATCGGCGATCGGCGGGCGTGGCCGGCGATCACGCGGGCGCTGCTGACCGACGCCGACGACGAGGTGGCGCGGACCGCCTGGCGGGCAGCGGTCGTACTCGTGCCCGAGGGCGAGGAGTCCGAGTTGGCCGCAGCGCTGGCGACGCAGCTCGGGCGCGGCGAGCGTGAGACGCAGCTGAGCCTCAGCCGGGCGCTGATCGCGCTCGGCGCGGTGGTCACGCCGATCCTGCGCGCCGCGATGGCGGATCCCGACCCTGGCGTGCGCCGGCACGCGATCGCCACGGAACGGCTGTCGCGCAACCCGGACGCCGGATTCGAGTTCGCGATCGAGGAGGCGAAGCGCATCGTGGCCCTCGGTACGACCGGCCGGGAGGAGTGACAGGCGGTGTTGATCGGGGATGTGGCACGGCGGTCCGGGGTCAGCGCCCGCATGCTCAGGCACTATGAATCGCTCGGCCTGGTGCGGCCGACGGGTCGTAGCGGGGCCGGCTATCGGGAGTACTCCAGCGAGGACATCCGGCGGATCTTCCACATCGAGATCCTGCGGTCATTGGGACTGTCGCTGCGTGAGGTCGGGCGCGCGCTGGACGACCCCGGCTTCGCACCCGCGGGGCTCGTCGAGGACCTCATCCGCCAGACACGAGAACGCATCGCGCGTGAGACGGAGCTCCTCACACGGCTGGGCCGGATCGGCGCCGCCGAACCGGCCGACTGGGAGGACGTCCTCCGGATCGTCGCGCTCCTTCATGCCCTGGGGTCGGAGAACGCCGGGAAGCGCCAGCGCGCGGCCCTGTCCCCGGCCGCGGAGGTGCCGGTGGACGCTCTGGTAGAGGCGGCGTTGAGCGAGACGGATCCGCACGTCGCGGGAGCCCTTCGATGGGCTCTGGCGCGATCGGGCGACGACGCGTTGGCGCTGCTGGCGGAGGGCCTCGGCTCACCGGTGGCCGAGGTGCGCGAGCGGGCAGTCCAGTCCATCGCCGAGATTCCGGACGACGCGGCGACCGCACTGCTGCGGGAGGCCCTCACGAACTCCGACCTCGCGGTCCGCAGGCGTGCGGCTCTGGCGCTCGGGGCGCGTGGCGTGACCGACGCGGTCCCGACGCTCATCGACATGATCGTCGAAGGGGCGAACGACACCGATGCGGCCGATGCGCTGAGCGTGCTGGCGAGAGACGAGGCGCCGGCGGATCGGATCGCCGCCGGGCTCGTCGACCGCCTCGCCAACAACGCCGTGGGATCGTCCGCGCGGCTACGGCTGACGCAGGCGCTGGCGGACATCCCGGGGCTCACGGCGTCGCGCGCGCTCGCGGAGTTGTCACAGGACGACGACCGTGCCGTCGCGTTCACCGCGAGGTACATCCGCAAGCTCCGCGACGACGCGCGCTGACGGAAGACGACGCGCGCTGACGAGCCTCCCCCTGCGGACGTGCGATGACGAGCCTTTCCCCGCGATGACGAGCCTTCCCGTGCGGCGGAACACGGCGCACGGGGCCGCCCTGTGGGGTGGGGTGCGGCCCCGTGCGTGTCGGTCCGGGGCCGCCCTGCGACCCCGTGTCCGTGTCGGGAACGGAGCCGTCCTGGGACTCCGTTCCCGGGTCGGGCACGGGGCCGTCTTGCGGCCCCGTGCGTGCCGGGTACGGGTCAGGGGCGGCCCGGGCCGCCGTCGGTGCGACGCGGAGCGCCCGCGGCCAGGGCGAGGTCCTGCTGGATCACGTAGTACTGCGACTTGGGCTTCAGGTCCGCGTCATACAGCAGGGCGGCGCCCTCCTGCGGGTCGTCGAACCAGCCGGGGATCCAGGAGTAGGTGTCGCCGAAGCCCCACGGGGTGAACGAGATGCACTCGCGCACCGCGAGGCAGGCCTTCAGCGCCCGGGACCAGTAGCTCTCCTGGGCGTACACGGCCAGCGGGTTGGTCGGGGTGTTCACGTTCGGCGCGGCCTCGGTGAACGTGCGGACGTCCACCTCGGTCTCGGCCACCTTCAGGCCGAGGTCCGCGAAGCGCTGCAGGTTGGCCTGCAGGTCCGGGAAGCCGTACTGCGTGTCCAGGTGGCCCTGGAAGCCGACGCCGTCGATGGGCACACGCTGGGCCTTGAGGGTCTTGACGAAGTCGTACACCGCGTTGCTCTTCGGCCCGGTGAACTCGAGGTTGTAGTCGTTGTAGAACAGCAGGGCCTTGGGGTCGGCCTGGCGCGCCCAGCGGAAGGCGTCGGCGATGTAGCCCAGGCCGCCCCACGCCTTGTACCAGATGGTCTCGCGGGGCTTGCCGTCGTCGTCGAACGCCTCGTTGACGACGTCCCACTGCCAGATGTCGCCCTTGAAGTGCTTCACCTGGTCCTGAATGTGCTTCTTGAGCAGGGCCTTCAGCTCGTCGTTGGACAGCGTGGTGGTGTAGCCGTCGGAGGAGAGCCAGGTGGGCAGCTGGCTGTGCCACACCAGCGTGTGGCCGCGGACCAGCTGCTTGTTCTTCTTCGCGAAGTCGACCAGCCGGTCGGCCGCCGCCCAGTCGTACGTGCCGCGCTCGGGCTCCACGAGCTGCCACTTCATCACGTTCTCGGCGGTGACGCTGGAGAACTGCTCGGCCGTGATCCGGGTGTACTCGGCGTTGCTGCCGAGCTCGTCCATGTTCACGGCGGTGCCCACGCGCAGGCCGACCCGGTCGCCGAGGGCGCGCAGCGAGTCCGCCGGGTAGCGGGTGGGCTGGGCGTGGGCAGGGGCGGCGCCGGGTTCGGCCGAGGCCGAACCGGTGAGAGCCGCCCCGCCCAGCAGGACCGTGGCGCTCACGAGGCCGATGGACAGTGCGGAACGAAGCACACGAACTCCTCGGTGGAAATGGGGGGTTGATGGGTACTGCGGTCAGGTCAGCCCCGCCGGGCGGGCAGTGACAGGTGCCATCCCTCCGAACGGAGCGCGGGGATGACGGCGGCGACCGCGTCGACGGTCTGACTCCGGTCCCCGCCGCCGTCGTGCAGGAGGACCACCGCGCCCGGCGTGATGCCCTCTCGCAGGCGGCGGATCAGTTCTGCGGTGCCCGGCGGATCCCAGTCCCCGACGGCGAGACGCCAGCCCAGCGCCTGCATGCCGAGATCGGCCGCGACGGTCGGCGTCTGCCCCCAACTGCCGTACGGGGCCCGGAAGTACGGGATGTGCGCTCCCGGCACGGCCGCGCGGATGGCGGCGCTCGTCTCGAGCAGGTCGGCGCGGATCTTCTGCGCCGGCCAGGCCGCCATGTCGTCGTGGTGCATGCCGTGGTTGCAGAGCGTGTGCCCGTCGGCGACGATCCGCCGGACGACCTCCGGGTGCTGCCGGACGTGATCACCCCAGAGGCAGAAGACCGCCTTCACGTGGTGCTCACGCAGCACGCCGAGCAGGCGCAGCGTGTCGGGAGGGTTCGGGCCGTCGTCGAAGGTGAGGCCGACCGACATCCCGCCGCCGCGGGTGGAGTCGACGACCGTGGAAGTCGGGTTGTCCGCCAGGGCCGGATGCGTCATGCCCAGCACCAGACCTATCGCGGCCAGCGGGATCGCGAGAAGACGTGCCCG comes from the Microbispora sp. ZYX-F-249 genome and includes:
- a CDS encoding AAA family ATPase, with the protein product MVLDRHRILTCAHVALPADALWVSFPLSDGDFLERRRVTSIKVPEAMQLEIADVAVLYLEEEIPAGVVPAPLRRPRGVDCPGIPWWAYGFAGSDPHGNSTQGNIGDLSAYGYIRLDSESRHHVEDGFSGAGVWSPDYQAVIGMVSQADYRGDGRGITLYQIDRWLPDEEITALTNWTVEQSDNVALAAWGWELSKDPEADRHWRPRARGVTQNGEPGHHFRGRERELRIIVEWLRKNTAERRVLVVTGDPGVGKSALLGQIVTTADPSARAQLPQEYKGIFAPLGSVACAVHARGKTALEVASEIARTASAPLPQEITDLAPAIRHVLEERDAPNFNVIIDALDEATTPIEARAIVSGVALPLMETCADIGARVVVGTRRRDEGGELLTEFAGQCEIVDLNDVSTLDDLTSYATEVLQQRPDSPYLDAKVARPVAEQIARAAGDNFLIAGLVARDHSLHDPVAATPETLSFSTTIGSVLRAYVARLVPVAGVPAATVLTALAFAEAPGLSADLWSTAIAALGGRKVPAAALVQFARSEAARFLIDANSQEPTALFRLFHQALNDTLLEDREKTVARSQDEGRLTQAFLEVGRRVGWQNASAYLLRSLPVHAARSGNIDSVLNENEFLLHADLKRLLPFVDMAVSPEALAKARLLRLTPQLVALPPATRAAMLTITEALENLGDDFRSMSLEMPYRAEWAQVPPRVERLVLEGHTNSVEAVCAFTSDGHTMLATASTDQTIRIWDPDIGQLERTIEGL
- a CDS encoding CU044_2847 family protein gives rise to the protein MVVRGRPTLPRIVKYQLDDGTTVQFETEPPPGYHPAGSDQTAGQVSAAVEPAVRAAQTVLDKVRHMGPKAIEVKFGIKVSGTANWLVAKAATEGNFEVTLTWEPGTKASHPGEASASARL
- a CDS encoding MDR family MFS transporter, producing the protein MIRLLVLATFVVILNETIMINAIPRLMNALHITEQTAQWLSTAFMLTMAAVIPITGWFLQRVSTRSAYATAMGLFLFGTALAAVAPSFEVLLGARVVQASGTAVMMPLLMTTLMQVVPEAERGRVMGNVSLAISVAPAMGPTVSGVILQFGSWRLLFAVVLPIAALITWRGLKQLKNVGETQAGAIDWLSVVTAAAGFGGLVYGLSRFEGGDSRVAVAIVGVGLVAIAVFVVRQLSLQKRGAPLMDLRTLRHRTYTIALVLMSVAFMAMLGSMILLPLYLQNIRELSPLETGLLVMPGGLAMGLLGPTVGRLFDRFGGRVLVVPGAIGIALALAGLTQVTMTMPYWQLLGLHALLMVSLAATFTPVFTLGLGAVPPQLYSHGSSILSTLQQVAAAFGTALVITVMSARADALKAAGASEVLANLDGMRLAFVIGAVLSVAVVVSALLLPARADRVVELEASAH
- a CDS encoding HEAT repeat domain-containing protein, producing the protein MAMPKEDTNTTRALRGLENGSASVRLQAVLAAGTAPDPRFVDKLVERCAVEPDFYVRDMLTWALTRHAPSLTVPKLIGELRSERAQARSQALHTLSKIGDRRAWPAITRALLTDADDEVARTAWRAAVVLVPEGEESELAAALATQLGRGERETQLSLSRALIALGAVVTPILRAAMADPDPGVRRHAIATERLSRNPDAGFEFAIEEAKRIVALGTTGREE
- a CDS encoding MerR family transcriptional regulator, producing the protein MLIGDVARRSGVSARMLRHYESLGLVRPTGRSGAGYREYSSEDIRRIFHIEILRSLGLSLREVGRALDDPGFAPAGLVEDLIRQTRERIARETELLTRLGRIGAAEPADWEDVLRIVALLHALGSENAGKRQRAALSPAAEVPVDALVEAALSETDPHVAGALRWALARSGDDALALLAEGLGSPVAEVRERAVQSIAEIPDDAATALLREALTNSDLAVRRRAALALGARGVTDAVPTLIDMIVEGANDTDAADALSVLARDEAPADRIAAGLVDRLANNAVGSSARLRLTQALADIPGLTASRALAELSQDDDRAVAFTARYIRKLRDDAR
- a CDS encoding endo-1,4-beta-xylanase, yielding MLRSALSIGLVSATVLLGGAALTGSASAEPGAAPAHAQPTRYPADSLRALGDRVGLRVGTAVNMDELGSNAEYTRITAEQFSSVTAENVMKWQLVEPERGTYDWAAADRLVDFAKKNKQLVRGHTLVWHSQLPTWLSSDGYTTTLSNDELKALLKKHIQDQVKHFKGDIWQWDVVNEAFDDDGKPRETIWYKAWGGLGYIADAFRWARQADPKALLFYNDYNLEFTGPKSNAVYDFVKTLKAQRVPIDGVGFQGHLDTQYGFPDLQANLQRFADLGLKVAETEVDVRTFTEAAPNVNTPTNPLAVYAQESYWSRALKACLAVRECISFTPWGFGDTYSWIPGWFDDPQEGAALLYDADLKPKSQYYVIQQDLALAAGAPRRTDGGPGRP
- a CDS encoding polysaccharide deacetylase family protein, with product MVNRSRRPRRARLLAIPLAAIGLVLGMTHPALADNPTSTVVDSTRGGGMSVGLTFDDGPNPPDTLRLLGVLREHHVKAVFCLWGDHVRQHPEVVRRIVADGHTLCNHGMHHDDMAAWPAQKIRADLLETSAAIRAAVPGAHIPYFRAPYGSWGQTPTVAADLGMQALGWRLAVGDWDPPGTAELIRRLREGITPGAVVLLHDGGGDRSQTVDAVAAVIPALRSEGWHLSLPARRG